In Pedobacter sp. W3I1, one DNA window encodes the following:
- a CDS encoding response regulator transcription factor produces MAKRILVIDDDEDILSILDILFAEEGYEVVLQNTGTTADQVKLIGPDLILLDVRIVGFSKTGDEICAEIKRELELNDIPVLLVSAEHDVHQRASTCGANGYVNKPFDINKLLEKVKEFIT; encoded by the coding sequence ATGGCTAAACGTATATTAGTGATCGATGATGATGAGGATATCCTTTCTATTTTAGATATTCTTTTTGCAGAAGAGGGATATGAGGTTGTGCTTCAAAATACGGGCACCACTGCTGATCAGGTGAAGCTAATTGGTCCCGACCTCATTCTTTTGGATGTAAGGATTGTTGGATTTTCCAAAACCGGGGATGAAATTTGTGCGGAAATTAAGCGTGAGCTGGAGCTTAACGATATTCCGGTGCTACTGGTCTCTGCTGAGCATGATGTCCATCAGCGGGCAAGCACATGTGGGGCAAATGGTTATGTGAACAAACCATTTGACATCAATAAACTTCTTGAAAAAGTGAAAGAATTCATAACTTAG
- a CDS encoding substrate-binding domain-containing protein, with the protein MLAGAMKALQRKGLKVPEDIGVIAISARVIPQLFYPEITYAETNGFKLGN; encoded by the coding sequence ATGCTAGCCGGGGCAATGAAGGCCCTACAGAGAAAAGGGCTTAAAGTTCCAGAAGATATTGGCGTTATCGCAATCAGTGCTAGGGTGATTCCTCAGCTTTTCTATCCGGAAATTACCTATGCTGAAACAAATGGGTTCAAATTGGGTAATTAG
- a CDS encoding DUF892 family protein: MSETHGKSRSWKKINLGSDKLKVFFIKHLDRIYGAKLHLVSKLPTLANEVEFADLKNAINETVADVEKQIARMEVIYSLLDAEVSRGSTHGLIGLIQDAFEAINEQIGEPELRDLSIIFYLQNIESVEMASFQILQMAAVKLKNKHINQLLKENYDEAKADRTLLLLISSKYITN, from the coding sequence ATGTCTGAAACACATGGAAAATCCCGCTCCTGGAAGAAAATTAACCTTGGCTCCGATAAGCTTAAAGTTTTTTTTATCAAGCATCTTGACCGTATATATGGTGCTAAGCTCCATTTGGTATCTAAACTGCCAACTCTAGCAAACGAAGTAGAGTTTGCCGATCTAAAGAATGCAATTAATGAGACTGTTGCGGATGTAGAAAAACAGATCGCAAGGATGGAAGTCATCTACTCGCTACTGGACGCTGAAGTTTCCAGGGGAAGTACTCACGGATTAATCGGCCTTATTCAAGATGCTTTCGAAGCAATTAATGAACAGATTGGCGAACCTGAACTCCGTGACCTATCAATTATTTTCTATCTGCAAAACATTGAAAGTGTTGAAATGGCGTCCTTTCAGATTCTACAGATGGCGGCTGTTAAACTCAAAAATAAGCATATTAACCAGCTCTTAAAAGAAAATTACGATGAGGCCAAGGCAGACCGTACTTTGCTGTTACTAATCTCCTCGAAATACATAACCAATTAA
- a CDS encoding SusC/RagA family TonB-linked outer membrane protein, giving the protein MNITLPKSNWAVLSNKQKLYFLQKLMMISCCMLLLSAPAFAQSVIKGTVLDSDKLPMAGVTIQVKPGTAKAQTDAEGKYAITVPSGSTQLVFSFVGMETQTVSINNQTVINITMASLNNLEAVVVIGYASVRKSDLTGAATTVSAKDFNKGPLNAPDQLIQGKVAGVQMINNSGQPGGASTVRIRGNSAITGTGQPLYVVDGVALDGRSARPSTNAGVAGLTASAGTGTTPDGNPLNFINPADIESMEILKDASATAIYGSRAAYGVVLITTKRGKSGETKIDISASAGVGSIARKVDVLSGDEYRAALKKYNLTTGDFGNSVDALDAITRTAYNQNYAVGISGGSNGNTFRASLGYQDQQGIIKSTDFKKYSAGFNGNFKFLNSKKLGLDVNMISNQYLENIAPITTDAGFTGSLISQALSWNPTQSFYKPDGSLFIDYGSTTINPLAALAANNDKTKVSTILGSVSPYYKITPWLEYRMLAGVNYSSGIRRASTRSFLNLQGIQPDGNFLGGFASYSTTELITQQFTNTLNFNKEVVSKLNLNAIIGYEYSSFINKGTINTATGFGDIDADYTDAFQTTAPANRIFAAFNNPTTELQSYFARAIFNYDSKYILTATFRADGSTKFGKSNRYGYFPSFAAAWDIKKEAFLSDAVWIDQLKLRVGYGKTGNQDFPSGSAQQRYDFGNTNGQPTLIAINNANPNLKWQSDKQTNIGADFGFLGNKLTGSIDYFNKTTNDLLFPQISFVPAVGGNVPTWVNLPGQIINKGLELTLNGTIIENDNVSWSLGGNATFIKNKVQNISGIIKTGSLNGQGLSGVTTEVIQNGLPLFAMVTRQYNGLDASGFSIYTDDGFTNYYVGNPNPKVILGLSTNVRYKKFSFSANFNGAFGQSIYNNTANSVLAISNLGTRNISSALVNLPIAESLANPIAASSRYIEKGDYVKLANATISYNFGNIGTSIKSLNLYVNGQNLFVITNYTGFDPEVNVNKSVSGVPSAGIDYTAYPTARTFNFGVNFSL; this is encoded by the coding sequence ATGAATATTACTTTACCAAAAAGCAATTGGGCTGTTTTATCCAACAAACAGAAATTGTATTTTTTGCAGAAACTTATGATGATAAGTTGCTGCATGCTGCTGCTCAGCGCACCAGCTTTTGCACAAAGTGTAATTAAGGGCACTGTGCTCGACAGCGATAAATTGCCAATGGCCGGTGTAACCATTCAAGTGAAACCAGGTACCGCAAAAGCACAGACAGATGCTGAGGGAAAATATGCCATTACTGTTCCCTCAGGCTCCACACAGCTCGTTTTCAGCTTTGTCGGTATGGAAACACAAACTGTAAGCATTAATAACCAAACGGTAATCAATATCACTATGGCATCCTTAAATAATCTGGAAGCAGTAGTTGTTATAGGTTACGCTTCAGTAAGGAAAAGCGATTTAACCGGTGCGGCTACAACTGTTTCGGCAAAGGATTTTAACAAAGGACCTTTAAACGCTCCGGATCAGTTAATTCAGGGCAAAGTTGCCGGTGTACAAATGATCAATAACAGCGGTCAGCCAGGTGGTGCCTCAACAGTACGCATCAGGGGGAATTCTGCTATAACCGGTACCGGACAGCCGCTGTATGTGGTAGATGGTGTCGCATTGGATGGAAGGTCGGCCAGACCATCAACCAATGCCGGTGTTGCAGGTTTAACTGCCAGTGCAGGTACCGGAACCACTCCTGATGGAAATCCTTTAAACTTTATAAACCCTGCCGATATCGAATCGATGGAAATCTTAAAAGATGCATCGGCAACGGCAATTTATGGTTCACGTGCAGCTTATGGCGTAGTGCTGATTACCACTAAAAGAGGAAAATCGGGAGAAACTAAAATTGATATCAGCGCATCAGCAGGTGTAGGCAGTATTGCCAGAAAGGTAGATGTTTTAAGCGGGGATGAATACCGGGCAGCCTTGAAAAAATACAACCTCACCACTGGTGATTTCGGCAATAGTGTGGATGCATTGGATGCCATTACGCGTACGGCTTACAACCAGAATTATGCTGTTGGCATCAGCGGTGGCAGCAACGGAAATACTTTCCGTGCCTCTCTGGGCTATCAGGATCAGCAGGGGATTATCAAATCGACCGATTTTAAAAAGTACAGCGCGGGCTTTAATGGTAATTTTAAATTTCTGAACAGTAAAAAACTAGGATTGGATGTTAACATGATCAGCAACCAGTACTTAGAGAATATTGCTCCTATTACCACCGATGCAGGCTTTACTGGCAGTTTGATCAGCCAGGCCTTGTCATGGAACCCAACACAGTCATTTTATAAACCCGATGGCAGTTTATTTATAGATTATGGCTCAACAACCATTAATCCACTTGCTGCTCTTGCCGCAAACAACGATAAGACCAAAGTATCTACCATTTTGGGCAGTGTTTCTCCTTATTACAAAATTACACCTTGGCTGGAATATAGAATGTTGGCAGGTGTAAATTACAGCAGCGGGATCAGAAGAGCGTCGACAAGGAGTTTCCTTAATTTACAGGGCATACAGCCCGACGGTAATTTTCTTGGCGGTTTTGCCAGTTATTCAACGACCGAACTCATTACCCAACAGTTTACCAACACCTTAAATTTTAACAAAGAAGTTGTAAGCAAGCTTAATCTGAATGCCATCATCGGCTATGAATATTCTAGTTTCATCAATAAAGGAACGATCAATACCGCTACTGGTTTTGGCGATATCGATGCGGATTATACCGATGCCTTCCAGACTACCGCTCCTGCAAACCGTATATTCGCAGCTTTTAACAATCCAACAACAGAATTACAGTCTTACTTTGCAAGGGCGATCTTCAATTACGACAGCAAGTATATTTTAACAGCTACCTTCAGGGCAGACGGTTCAACCAAATTCGGAAAGTCGAACCGATATGGTTATTTTCCATCATTTGCTGCTGCCTGGGATATCAAAAAAGAAGCATTTCTTAGCGATGCTGTCTGGATAGATCAACTAAAGCTAAGGGTTGGTTATGGCAAAACCGGTAACCAGGATTTTCCATCGGGATCTGCACAGCAGCGTTATGATTTCGGCAATACCAACGGACAGCCTACTTTAATAGCCATCAACAATGCAAACCCGAACCTGAAGTGGCAATCTGACAAACAGACAAATATTGGGGCTGATTTTGGTTTTTTAGGAAACAAGCTTACGGGATCTATCGATTATTTTAACAAAACCACTAACGATTTGCTATTTCCACAGATTTCGTTCGTACCTGCGGTCGGCGGCAATGTACCTACATGGGTAAATCTACCAGGGCAGATTATCAACAAAGGGCTGGAGCTAACATTGAATGGAACGATCATCGAAAACGATAACGTATCATGGTCTTTGGGAGGTAATGCAACCTTCATTAAAAATAAAGTCCAGAACATATCGGGGATCATCAAAACCGGATCGCTGAATGGTCAGGGATTAAGTGGAGTTACCACCGAGGTGATCCAAAATGGCCTGCCACTATTTGCTATGGTTACCAGACAATATAATGGTTTGGATGCCAGTGGATTTTCTATATACACCGATGATGGTTTTACCAATTATTATGTGGGCAACCCAAACCCAAAGGTAATTTTGGGCTTAAGTACAAATGTAAGGTATAAGAAATTTTCGTTTTCGGCCAATTTCAATGGTGCATTCGGACAGAGCATTTACAACAACACAGCAAACTCAGTACTGGCCATCTCAAATTTAGGTACACGTAATATTTCATCCGCGCTGGTTAACCTTCCAATAGCAGAATCCCTTGCCAACCCTATAGCAGCATCGTCAAGGTATATCGAAAAAGGAGACTATGTAAAACTGGCCAATGCAACCATCAGTTATAACTTTGGTAACATCGGCACCTCGATCAAATCCTTAAACCTCTACGTTAACGGCCAGAACCTTTTTGTAATTACCAATTACACCGGTTTCGATCCGGAGGTAAATGTAAACAAAAGTGTAAGCGGTGTGCCGTCTGCAGGTATAGATTATACTGCTTATCCCACCGCCAGGACTTTCAACTTTGGTGTTAATTTTTCTCTTTAA
- a CDS encoding RagB/SusD family nutrient uptake outer membrane protein, translating into MKNKCIISFVVVALGLSGCTKLNEDLNGQVGNSGVTSGNVASVLGASYAAMVGPYQAPWNWSALQEVTSDETIVPTRAGDWDDNGAWRALHLHKWAPDHSRISDVFRDLNSISYVATSVLGSSPTPSQAAQARFLRAFAQFSILDGWGQVPYRDAGEDVTKPSRVRNAADELSYLISELTAIIPDLPTGPANIANKNAARTLLMKVYLNKGAFLNRTAPTFDAADMAKVISLADEIATGGYTLTAGYFDNFAPTNDILSKENIFTAQNIAGSSGSDLDGMWKCTTHYNQNPNGYNGFSTLSNFYNKFEATDTRRGGNYTGQTNVSGIRVGFLVGQQFDQNGTALKDRKGNPLAFTPEVSIIERDPNHLEVAGIRVIKYPIDYANTGSKKPDNDWVYFRYADVLLMKAEAQLRTSQAAQALITVNLIRTTRGASAFTSLTLDNLLDERGRELYWEGFRRQDLIRFGKFLAAWQEKPASEAKYLLFPIPDNQLGNQNLIQNPGY; encoded by the coding sequence ATGAAAAATAAATGTATTATCAGTTTTGTAGTGGTTGCCCTGGGTTTATCGGGCTGTACCAAACTAAACGAAGACCTGAATGGTCAGGTAGGCAATTCGGGGGTAACATCAGGAAATGTTGCCAGTGTTTTGGGCGCGAGTTATGCGGCCATGGTTGGTCCCTATCAGGCCCCATGGAACTGGTCTGCCCTGCAGGAAGTAACCTCAGATGAGACCATTGTACCCACACGGGCAGGCGATTGGGATGACAACGGTGCCTGGCGTGCGCTGCACCTGCATAAATGGGCACCAGACCATTCCAGGATATCGGACGTATTTAGGGACTTAAACAGTATCAGTTATGTTGCAACAAGCGTTTTGGGTAGCAGTCCAACTCCAAGCCAGGCAGCACAGGCCCGTTTCTTACGTGCATTCGCCCAGTTTTCCATATTGGATGGCTGGGGACAGGTGCCTTACCGGGATGCAGGTGAAGACGTAACCAAGCCATCAAGGGTTAGAAATGCGGCTGATGAGTTGAGTTATCTGATCAGTGAGCTGACGGCAATTATCCCGGATTTGCCTACCGGACCTGCAAATATTGCAAACAAGAATGCCGCCAGAACACTTCTGATGAAAGTATACCTGAACAAGGGCGCATTTTTAAACCGCACTGCACCAACTTTTGATGCTGCTGATATGGCAAAAGTAATATCGCTCGCCGACGAAATTGCTACAGGAGGTTATACACTGACGGCAGGTTACTTCGATAATTTTGCACCCACCAATGATATTTTATCGAAAGAAAATATATTTACCGCACAAAATATCGCAGGTTCTTCAGGAAGCGACCTGGATGGGATGTGGAAATGCACCACACACTATAATCAGAACCCGAACGGCTATAACGGCTTTTCTACACTATCTAACTTTTATAATAAATTTGAAGCGACCGATACAAGAAGGGGTGGGAATTATACCGGGCAAACCAACGTCTCTGGAATCAGGGTAGGTTTTTTGGTAGGCCAACAATTTGATCAGAACGGTACTGCACTGAAAGACAGAAAAGGAAATCCTTTAGCCTTTACGCCTGAGGTAAGCATTATAGAACGTGATCCCAACCACCTGGAAGTTGCCGGCATAAGGGTGATCAAATATCCTATTGATTATGCCAATACCGGATCGAAAAAACCGGATAATGATTGGGTTTATTTCCGCTATGCTGACGTATTATTAATGAAAGCAGAAGCACAGTTGCGCACCTCGCAGGCGGCACAGGCGCTCATTACCGTTAATCTGATCAGAACCACAAGAGGCGCTTCGGCATTTACGAGCCTAACCTTAGACAATCTCCTTGATGAAAGGGGAAGGGAACTTTATTGGGAAGGCTTCAGGAGACAGGATCTGATCCGCTTCGGGAAATTCCTGGCCGCATGGCAGGAAAAACCTGCAAGTGAGGCCAAGTACCTATTGTTCCCTATTCCTGACAACCAACTTGGAAACCAGAACCTTATTCAAAATCCAGGGTATTAA
- a CDS encoding PAS domain S-box protein, protein MGKLKSQKVFDLEYFFEVAPDLLCVVGFDGYFKKINPAVCNVLGYTEDELFASPINDFIHHDDRERTAEKGAALLEGRSLLNFENRYVAKDGSVIWLSWTSVPIKRDNLVFAIAKDITYRRQLEEYERISSILGMINDDHHNRFKQHRPAVNRTFVAFKADDGQKMIEEPSQSDQFWLNSLETIVRQNAAKTELNLDLISDALAISQRQLFRRVHSILGITPNKLVRIIRLQLAWEAIASGKYRSVKEIASIAGYSSRGHFNRLFYEVYGIRVAELL, encoded by the coding sequence ATGGGCAAGTTAAAATCTCAAAAGGTTTTTGACCTGGAGTATTTCTTTGAAGTTGCACCCGACTTGTTGTGCGTTGTGGGATTTGATGGGTATTTCAAAAAAATCAACCCGGCGGTTTGCAATGTGCTTGGTTATACGGAGGATGAACTATTTGCTTCGCCGATAAACGATTTTATCCATCATGATGATAGGGAACGGACGGCAGAAAAAGGGGCTGCGCTTTTGGAAGGGCGTTCGTTGCTTAACTTTGAGAACAGGTACGTTGCCAAGGATGGTAGCGTGATATGGCTGAGCTGGACATCGGTACCGATCAAAAGGGACAACTTGGTCTTTGCTATTGCAAAGGATATTACCTACCGCAGGCAGTTGGAAGAATATGAACGGATTTCTTCCATCCTCGGTATGATCAATGATGACCATCATAATCGTTTCAAACAGCATAGGCCTGCTGTAAACAGGACTTTTGTTGCATTTAAGGCAGATGATGGACAGAAGATGATTGAAGAGCCTTCCCAGTCGGACCAGTTCTGGCTTAACAGCCTGGAAACTATTGTTCGCCAGAATGCTGCGAAAACTGAACTTAATCTCGATCTGATCAGCGATGCTTTGGCGATTAGCCAGCGGCAGCTTTTTCGAAGGGTGCACAGTATATTGGGCATTACGCCAAATAAGCTGGTAAGGATCATCCGTTTGCAACTGGCATGGGAGGCGATTGCGTCAGGTAAATACCGCTCAGTCAAGGAAATAGCAAGTATAGCAGGCTACAGTTCCAGAGGTCATTTTAACAGGCTTTTCTACGAGGTTTATGGCATCCGGGTTGCCGAATTATTATAA